In Peromyscus eremicus chromosome 2, PerEre_H2_v1, whole genome shotgun sequence, a single genomic region encodes these proteins:
- the Fut9 gene encoding 4-galactosyl-N-acetylglucosaminide 3-alpha-L-fucosyltransferase 9, whose product MTSTSKGILRPFLIVCIILACFMACLLIYIKPTNSWVFSPMESASSVLKMKNFFSTKTDYFNETTILVWVWPFGQTFDLTSCQAMFNIQGCHLTTDRSLYNKSHAVLIHHRDISWDLTNLPQQARPPFQKWIWMNLESPTHTPQKSGIEHLFNLTLTYRRDSDIQVPYGFLTVSTNPFVFEVPSKEKLVCWVVSNWNPEHARVKYYNELSKSIEIHTYGQAFGEYVNDKNLIPTISTCKFYLSFENSIHKDYITEKLYNAFLAGSVPVVLGPSRENYENYIPADSFIHVEDYNSPSELARYLKEVDKNNKLYLSYFNWRKDFTVNLPRFWESHACLACDHVKRHQEYKSVGNLEKWFWN is encoded by the coding sequence ATGACCTCAACATCCAAAGGCATTCTCCGTCCATTTCTAATCGTCTGCATTATCCTGGCCTGCTTCATGGCGTGTCTGCTCATTTACATCAAACCCACCAACAGCTGGGTCTTCAGTCCAATGGAGTCTGCCAGTTCTgtgctgaaaatgaaaaatttcttcTCCACCAAAACTGATTATTTTAATGAAACCACTATTCTGGTGTGGGTGTGGCCATTTGGGCAGACCTTTGACCTTACATCCTGCCAAGCAATGTTCAACATCCAAGGGTGCCATCTCACAACAGACCGCTCACTGTACAACAAATCCCACGCGGTCCTGATTCACCACAGAGACATCAGCTGGGATCTGACTAATTTACCTCAGCAGGCTAGGCCACCCTTTCAGAAATGGATTTGGATGAACCTAGAGTCTCCGACTCATACTCCCCAAAAGAGTGGCATCGAACACTTGTTCAACCTGACTCTAACTTATCGCCGTGATTCAGATATTCAAGTGCCTTACGGCTTCTTGACGGTGAGCACAAATCCCTTTGTGTTCGAAGTGCCAAGCAAAGAGAAGTTGGTGTGCTGGGTTGTGAGTAACTGGAACCCTGAGCATGCCAGGGTCAAGTATTATAACGAGCTCAGCAAGAGTATTGAAATCCACACCTATGGGCAAGCATTTGGAGAATACGTGAATGATAAAAACCTGATTCCCACCATATCTACTTGcaaattttatctttcttttgaaaactcaattCACAAAGATTACATTACAGAAAAGCTCTACAATGCATTTTTAGCTGGCTCAGTACCTGTTGTCCTGGGACCATCTAGGGAAAACTATGAGAATTATATTCCagctgattcattcattcatgtggaAGATTATAACTCTCCCAGTGAGTTGGCAAGGTATCTGAAGGAAGTTGACAAAAACAATAAGTTGTACCTTAGTTACTTTAACTGGAGGAAGGATTTCACTGTAAACCTCCCACGATTTTGGGagtcacatgcatgcctggcttGTGATCATGTAAAAAGGCATCAAGAGTATAAGTCTGTTGGTAATTTAGAGAAATGGTTTTGGAATTAA